The Lysobacter gummosus genome includes a region encoding these proteins:
- a CDS encoding glycoside hydrolase family 16 protein, translated as MTAPFSQRRRVSARRALLTLALGVELLACIGLAQATPPGTIDYENVGGTPLRAIGRDIQAPVANTSVLFGAQLLNPQPVTYDQVVFAVRDASDRNFDLGHQNNYTVGTTQRELTASGQFPAGQYRYWLSYYAGGQWTNLAPERSFTVAAAPPGGDPVDSRPLGAGSNWVYKFGDEFTAATVDWNKWADNSSAESDNGHGNPGNQQLEWNQAANCSVGNGVLAMQAKRERVRSPSGRYYDWTSCLLSSHKRYNFRYGFIEARMKLPGVAGFWPAFWTFQAPGAQQWNETDVFEYYSDNKSRLYLNQYVIKNGAEDLDSYIHTISFDPSAGYHVYGADISPDATRFYVDGQLVRTTRNISQIETSILVDHFVYAGKPPASTTQSATTYVDYIRAWQRP; from the coding sequence ATGACCGCACCGTTCTCGCAGCGCCGCCGCGTCAGCGCGCGCCGCGCCCTGCTCACGCTCGCGCTGGGCGTCGAGCTTCTCGCCTGCATCGGCCTGGCCCAGGCCACGCCGCCGGGCACCATCGATTACGAAAACGTGGGCGGCACGCCGCTGCGCGCGATCGGCCGCGACATCCAGGCGCCGGTCGCGAATACCAGCGTGCTGTTCGGCGCGCAGTTGCTCAATCCGCAACCGGTCACCTACGATCAGGTCGTGTTCGCGGTGCGCGATGCCAGCGATCGCAATTTCGACCTGGGCCATCAGAACAACTACACCGTCGGCACGACCCAGCGCGAACTCACCGCAAGCGGGCAATTCCCGGCCGGGCAGTATCGCTACTGGCTGTCGTACTACGCCGGCGGGCAGTGGACCAATCTCGCTCCCGAGCGCAGCTTCACCGTCGCCGCCGCGCCGCCCGGCGGCGATCCGGTCGATAGCCGGCCGCTCGGCGCCGGCAGCAACTGGGTCTATAAGTTCGGGGACGAATTCACCGCCGCCACGGTGGACTGGAACAAGTGGGCCGACAATTCCTCGGCCGAATCCGATAACGGCCACGGCAACCCGGGCAACCAGCAGTTGGAGTGGAATCAGGCCGCCAATTGCTCGGTCGGCAACGGCGTACTGGCGATGCAGGCCAAGCGCGAGCGCGTGCGCTCGCCGTCGGGGCGCTATTACGACTGGACTTCGTGCCTGCTGTCCTCGCACAAGCGCTACAACTTCCGCTATGGCTTTATCGAGGCGCGCATGAAACTGCCGGGCGTGGCCGGTTTCTGGCCGGCGTTCTGGACGTTTCAGGCGCCCGGCGCGCAGCAGTGGAACGAAACCGACGTGTTCGAGTATTACTCCGACAACAAGAGCCGGCTGTACTTGAATCAGTATGTGATCAAGAACGGCGCCGAGGATCTGGACAGTTACATCCACACCATCAGCTTCGATCCGAGCGCGGGGTATCACGTCTACGGCGCCGATATCTCGCCGGATGCGACACGGTTCTATGTGGACGGGCAGCTGGTTCGCACGACTCGCAATATCAGCCAGATCGAAACTTCGATCCTGGTCGATCATTTCGTCTATGCGGGCAAGCCGCCGGCTTCGACCACGCAGTCGGCGACGACGTATGTGGATTACATTCGCGCTTGGCAGCGGCCTTGA